Within Saccharomonospora cyanea NA-134, the genomic segment GCAGGTGCGCGTACTCCTTCATCGACGACCCGCACCCGGCCACGTTCACGACGATGGTGTCCACCGGCAGTTTCTCGAACGTGGCGATGGTGCGCTTGGCGCGGTCGACGGCGTGTTCCTCGCGGCCCGCGTGCAGCCCCAACGCGCCACAGCAGCCCTGCTGCCTGGGCGTCAGCACCTCACAGCCCTCGGCGGCGAGCACGCGCTGCGTGGCGGCGTTGACCTCGTGGAAGAACACGTCCTGCACGCAGCCGGAGAGCATGGCGACCCGTCGCCGCACCGGCCCCTTCGGCCGGACGCGCCGGGGCAGGGACGCGAACGCGTCCCGCAGCCGCACGGGAGGGAGCAGCGCCTGGGCGGCACGCAGCCGTGGCGGGAGCACGCGTTCGAGGAGTTTCGGCACCCCGGACTTCTGGTAGGCCAGGCCCAGTACCGCCGCCGCACGCAGCCTGCGCCGATAGGGGAACAGCGCGAAGATGGCGTTCCGGAACAGCCGGTCGGGTGTCCGCCGCTCGACGTTGCGTTCGATCTGCGGGCGCGTGGCCTCCAGCAGCCGGTCGTACTGCACGCCGGACGGGCACGCGGTCACGCAGGCCATGCAGCCCAGGCACGCGTCGATGTGCTGGGTGAACGATCCGTCCAGCCCGATCTCGCCGCGTTCCGCGAGGTCCATCAGGTAGATCCGGCCGCGTGGGGAGTCCATCTCCTCTCCCCACAGCTGGTACGTCGGACACGTCGGCAGGCAGAACCCGCAGTGCACGCAGTCGTCGAGCAACTCCCTTTCCGGTGGGTTGTGGGAGTCGAAACTCGACTGTCCAGAAAGCTCGGTCACGGTGTCGCCTCCCGATCGTCCAACCACGACCCGAGGCGGCCGGGGCACAACCGGCCCTCCGGGTCGAGTTCGTCCTTCAGCGCCCGCAGCACCCGCACTGCCGACGGAACCTGGCCCCAGGCGCGCACGCCTCGTGGTACGGCGCGCCGGACCACGGAGGTGCCCTGCGCGGCCGTGACGGCGTCGTGCACCGTCTCGATGTCCGGGTCGGGCACGGACAACGTCGCCACTCCCGTGCCGAGCCCGACGGCCGCCCCGGTGCCGCCGGTGCCGCACGCGGCGAGCACGCCGGGCAGCCTGCTGGGCCGCACTCCGATCCGGACGCTCGCCGCCTCGACCAGTTCGGCGTGCCGGGCCCACACCGTGTCGGCGGAGTCCTCGTCGAGCACGGTGCCTCCGAGGTCGGCCGCGAGCCGGCGTGCCCGTGCCTCGGTGCCTTCGGTGGTGCCTTCCAGCCGGGCCAGCAGCATCCCGTCGAACCACTCCAGGGCCACGGGTTCGCTCTGCCCCGACAGCACCGAGACGGCGTGTTCCGCGGCGGTGTGCAGGGGAACCTCGACACACACCGTGCGGGTGGCCGACGGGATCGGGTGTACCCGCAGCACGATCTCGGCGAGCAGCCCGAACACGCCGTAGGAGCCGTGTGCGAGTTTGGCCAGGTCGTAGCCCGCGACGTTCTTGATGACGTGCCCACCGGTGCGGGCCACGGTGCCGTCGGCGAGCACGACCGTCGCGCCGATCACCAGGTCGCGCAGTGAACCGTAGGCCAGCGACAGCGGCCCGGAGTCCGCCGTCGCGACGAGACCGCCGACGGTGGCGCCGCGTTGCGTCCTGGCCGCGTCGAACGCGATCCGCTGCCGGTGTGCCGCGAGTTCGGCTTCGAGGACACGCAACGGCGTCCCGGCCCTGACGGACACGGTCATGTCCGCCGGGTTGTAGGTGAGCACTCCCGTCATCCGGGTCGTGTCGAGCACGGTCGGGGCGATCCGCGCGGGATCGGCCCAGCCCGACGCGGTCCCGGCCCCGCGGATCTCGACGGGTCCTTGGGTGTCGGCGAGCGCCTCGTGCGCCTCGTGGATGTCGGTGGGCGCGAGCATGGTCGGCGTCGACGTCATAGCCGTTCGATCACTCCTGCCTCCTCCAGCGGGTGCGGGCGGTAGGGGCCCGGAGCCTCGCCGCAGAGCCTCGGCGTGGGCAGCAGCTTGCCGGGGTTGCACAGGCGCCGCGGGTCGAACGCCGAGCGCACACGGTCCATCGTGGTGAGGTCGTCGACGCCGAACATGCGTGGCATCGAACATGCCTTGTCGGTGCCGATGCCGTGTTCGCCGGACAGCGAGCCGCCCAGCTCGACACACAGTTCCGCGATCTGCTTGGACAACTTCTCGGCACGGTCCTGCTCGCCCGCGGCGGTGCTGTAGAGCACCAGCGGGTGGAGGTTGCCGTCGCCCGCGTGGAACACGTTGGCCACGCGCAGGCCCTCCTCGCGGCCCATCTCCTCGATGCGGCCGAGGACCTCGGCGAGGCGCGTACGGGGCACCACGCCGTCCTGCACGAAGTAGTCGGGGCTGATGCGTCCGACGGCGGCGAAGGCGGCCTTGCGGCCCTTCCAGATCTTGGCGCGTTCGACCGCGTTGCCCGCGATGTGCAGCCGCGTGCACCCGTGCCGTTCGCAGATGGCCTTGACCTGCTCGAACTGTTCGGCGCACTCGGTGGCGGGCCCGTCGAGCTCCACCACGAGCGCGGCGGCCGTGCTCAGCGTGTACCCGGCGTGCACGGCCTGCTCGGCGGCCTGGATGGCGAGGTTGTCCATCATCTCGACCGCGGCGGGCACGATGCCCGCGGCCACGATGTCGCTCACCACCTCTCCCGCGTCGCGTACGGAGTCGAAGTCGGCGAGCAGCGTGCGAACGGTCTCCGGCACCGGCAGCAGCCGCACCGTGACCTCGCAGACGATGCCGAGCGTGCCTTCCGAGCCGATGAACACGCCGCGCAGGTCGGGCCCGAGTTGCTCGCCCGTGTCGCCGCCGAGCGTGACCACGTCTCCGTCGGGCAGCACGACGGTCATCGACAGCACGTGGTTGGTGGTGAAGCCGTACTTCAGGCAGTGGGCGCCGCCGGAGTTCTCCGCCACGTTGCCGCCGATCGTGCAGACCTGCTGGCTGGACGGGTCGGGCGCGTAGTAGAGCCCGTGCGGCGCCGCGGCCCTGGTGATGTCGAGGTTGGTGACGCCGGGTTGCAGGGTGGCGCGCCGGTCGACGGGGTCGACCTCCAGCACCCGACGCAGTCGCTGGAGTGAGATCACCACGCCGTCGGCGACGGGCAGTGCGCCCCCGGACAGCCCGGTCCCGGCGCCTCTCGCCACGTACGGCACGCCGTGGTCGTGGCACGTGCGCACGGCGGCGGCGACGCTCGCGGTGTCGGTGGGCAGCACCACGAGATCGGGAACCACGCGGAAACCGGTGAGCCCGTCGCATTCGTAGCTGCGCAGGCCGACCGGGTCGGAGATGACGTTGTCCTCGCCGACCGCGGCGGCCAGTGTCGAACGCACCGTCGCGTCGAGCATCAGCACCCACCCGCTTTCCGCTTCACGGAATGTCATTGCCGCTCTAAGGAAACGTTACCGCTCGGTGGGGCGTGGTCAAGACTTGTGTCCGTCACCTCCGGTCGTGTCGAGCGCCTCGCTGCGGGCGTGTCGCGCACGGCGGTGCCGGAGCCGGGTGGTACCAAGTCCGCATGAGCTGTGTGAGCTGCCGGACGGGTCTCGACCACTGCCACGGCACGGTGGTGCTGCACGTCGACGGCGGTGCCGACTGCACCGATCCCGGCTGCGCGGACGTGCAGCTTCTCAGGCACACGCTCGTCATCCGGTGCGAGGACGTCGAGAGCGGCTGCGGTTGTGAGGGCGACCGTTACGGGGAGCTCAGGCGCGCTTCGTGAGGTTCGAAGGCGAACCGGAGCCCGAAGTTGTCCACGGTGGCGGGCAGACGGTCGTGCGCGTGAGTGCGTGATCGCAGAGTCCTCGGCGCCAGCAGCCGGTACTCGCCCTCGCGGAGCAACTCCGCCAACAGCGTGCTGGTGACCAGCAACACCAGGTTCTCACCGGGACACTTCCCGGGGCCCTCGCTGAACGGGACCAGCGCCGGAAAGTCGCGTGCCCGGCCGTCGAGCCACGCCTCGGGTGCGAACCGGTCCGCGAACGGCACGAGGTCGCTCTCGCGGTGGAAGTACGGCGCGAACACGACGAACAGCGTGTTCGGTGGCAGTTGCGTGCCCTGCCAGGAGGTGGCCGTGGTGCTTTCGCGCAACACCACCGGCGTCGTCGGCCACAGCCGCACGGTGTCGAGCACGCACGCCCGGAGGAACGGCCACGTGCGCTCGCCTCCGCTCAGTTCCTTCCTGGCCGCCTCGGCCTGCTCCGGGTGGGTGGCCAGCAAGGCCAGCGTGCGGAGCGTGACCATGCCCGCGGCGTCGAAGGCGAACAGCCAGTGCGGCACCTGCCCGTGCGGATCCACTCCGTTCTCGGTGTTCTCAGCGTTTTCGGTGTTTTCAGTGTTTTCGGTGTTTCTGACGGGGTGTCGCGCGACCGTCGCCGCGAGGCTGCCCGGCTCGGCCCGGTGGAGGTAGGCGTCCAGGCGTTCGCGGAACCGCTCGCGACGCTGACGTGCCCTGGGCGCCAGAAAAGCCCAGTTCCCGCGCAGTCGCAGCGCGGCGAGTGCGTCGGTGATCTCGGTGTCGTCGCGGGCCGAGTCGCCGAGCACGAGACGCCGAACGATCCGCCACCAGGCCCGTTGGAACCCGGACCAGTCGAGCTCGGTCGTGTCGGCGAGCAGTTGTCGCGTTTCCTCCCGCACCAGCACGCGGATCTGCGCGGCGAGCGAGTGCTCGGCGTGCGACGTCTCCAGCACCGCCTCGTTGTAGCGGCGACGCGGCGCTCGCTCGGGCATCGGGGTGGCCAGCACGGCGTGGGGTTGGAAGTGGCCGAGGGCTTTGCGTTTCTCCCACGCCGCGGGGCTGAACGGCGCCGGGGTGGCTTTCAGGACCCGGCTCACGTCGTCCGGGTCGAGCAGCACCGCGATCCGGCGACCCGGCACCCGCAGCAAGACGGGCCCGGTACCGTACCGGGCCCGAAGCCGCCGCAGCGTGCGTACCGCGACGCGGTCGAGCTGCAGCCGGTCGGCCAGTGCCATGACGCGGGGTCTGCGTTTGAGCACGCCACCCGCGAGCGTCGGCACGAAGACCTCACCGGCGACCCTGACCGTGTCGAGGACGCCGGCTCGACGTGTCATCGAGTGCGTTGGGTGGGTACGGGCCTGCCCTCTTCGGGCGCCAGTCCCAGCGCTTCGAGCAGCTCTGCGCAGTCCTTGGCGTCGAGCGCCGCCGAGGCGACGGCTCGGACCGCCCTGCGGCGTTGCTCGGGGTCGGGTTCCTCGGTGTACGGCAGCACCGGCCGGGGGTTCTGGCTCGGAGCCGTCGAGGTGTGCGTCGTGTTCACGAGTGCTCCTGGTTGGTCTCGTCGGCGTACGCGAGGTCGGTGGGGTCGAAAGACAGCGCTGTGCCTGCCGTGAATGACACGTACCCGCTGGGTGGCGGCGTTACACGCCTGGTTTCTCGCAGCAGGCGACTGGGTACGAGCGGTGAGGTGACTTCGCTGGTCACGGAAAGGAGGCTGACGTGGGTACCGACGCTTACCTCGCGTTCATCGCCCTGGGCCTGATCATGATCGTGGCGGACGGTCAGATGCTCTACCGCAGTGGCAAGCGCTATTTGTCCGATGTGGACTCAGAGGGTGACTCCGTCCACTCGATGGCCAAACTCGTCACCGTTCTGTTCCACCTCGTCATGTTCGGTTTCCTGGCTCTGTTGTCCGTGTTGAACTTCGATTTCGGTGGGCACACCGTCCGCGCGATCGTCGGCAACCTCGGCATCCTGCTGTTGCTGCTGGCCCTCGTGCACGCGGTGACGATGGCGGTCATGTCCCAGATGCACGACGTCCGCGCCACCGACGAACGGTATGCGCGTCCCGCTCCACGGGCCACCACCGGCACGAACATCCAGTTGCAGCGGGGTCCGGTGGTGACGCCCGTTCCGGGGCAGCACGGCAGGGATCCGCAGCTGAGCCCGACCATCGAGGACCAGCGGAACTGACCGCGGTGCACGAGTTCGGAGGTCCGGCCGTTGCCGGGATTTCCCGGTGACAGCCGACCCCGGACAGGTCGCGGATTCGGTGAGGCCCACGGCACAATGTTGCACACGGTGAGCGGGACGTCGCGACTCGGATACGAACGGACGGGCGACACCTGTCCGCCGATCGGGTGGCCGCCGGTCATCGAGAGGCCCGTGCCCACGCGGCCCGGTTCGCGAGTACCAGGAGTGCCGCGAGCAAGGCGAAGTCGGCGACGAACACGAGGCGCTGGACCAGGCCCTCCGGCAGCGAGCCGAACAGCGTCAGCGGTGTCGACAACGGGAAGGTGTCGGCCGGGACCTTGTCGGCGAGGTAGGTCGCGCCGAACAGGACGAGCAGTGCGACCGAGACCCACGCGAGACGCAGTAGGGCGCGTCGCGTGTCGCGCAGGGCGTCGCCGGCCTCGCGGAGCTGGTCGAGCAGGCACAACGCGATGCCGGGCACCGAGAGGAACGCGATCAGGCTCGCGTACTGGTGGATCACGCCGCTCACCGGGTCGATGTCCGAGGTGAACGTCGCCGGGAACAACGCCGCGGCCACCAGGCCCGTCGCCGCGGCGAACACCAGGATCGTGGCGGTGCGGCTGACAGTGAGGCCGGAGGCGAGCAGCGCGCCCCGCACCGCCACGACACCGACGGCGAAGGACAGCAGAGTCGCCTCCAGCATTCCCTGGCCCCTGTCGGTGAAGGCGTAGCGGCTGACCGGATCGGTGAGCGGGTCGAACGAACTGACGATGTGCAGGACCGTGAACGTGAACAACGCCCACCCCAGTGAGGCGGTGGCCGCGAATGTCCAGGAGTGCACCCGAGTGGTGGCGCTCTCGGCGCCCCTGATGGATGCCGCTTTTGTCCCCAGTTGCCCCATACAGCGAGTTTCCTCGCCTCACGGAGCGTTGTCCTCAGGGTTCGTCCCTGATTGTTGCCTGATCCGCAGCGAAGTCGATCACAACGAGGGCCTGGTCGTCGTGTCGTTTCGACCGCGGCCAGCGACGACACTCGGGGTCGTCGGCCTCCGCCCGCCGCACGGCGTCCAGTACCGCCTCGGCTCCCGCGCTGCGTGACAGCCGCAGCACCCCGGGCCAGTCGAACACGCCGTAGGTGTCCACGCCTACCGACACGCCGTCGGTCGCGAGCACCGCGGCGTCGACGCCCGCGCGGGGCCAGCGACGACGGAGTGCGTGCGAAGCCGCCTCCGGGACGGCCTCGGCGACCCAGAAGCCGCCCTCGCTGTTGCGGAGCCGATCGACCTCGGCTCGTGTGCGTAGAGCACCCGCCGCGCGCAGCCGGTCCAGGCGGTCGTCGTGCACCACGTCGGGTCCGTCGGGCGTGAACGCGACCACCGGGCTGTCCGCGAGCACCAGCGCCTCGACGTGTTCGGGTGTCCAGCGCAGCATCGCCACCGTGCTCGACGGCGCGCGGCGCGGTGTCAGGTCCTGCTCCGCGGCCACGTGTGCGATCGACTCCGCCAGGAGCGTGCCGAGGTCCTCTCCCGCGTTCGCGCGCAGCCTGTCGCCGATCCGCTCGGCGAGGAGGCGGGAGTACCAGCCGCCGCTCGGCAGCCCCTCCCGCATCTCGGTCGCGCCGTCGAGGACCACCACGGTGTCGGCGGCGACGACGACCCGGTCCTCGGTGGGGCGGGGCAGGCCGTCGAGGCCCACGCCAGGGTGTTCGGCGATGTCGATTCGAGGCACGGGACGACGGTATCGGTCGTCAATCTTGGTTGACAAAATCGGCGTGTCAACCTATGTTGACACCATGGTTGAGGCAACCGAACTCGCGGCCAGGGTGGGCGATCGCGATCCGAGGATCGGGCTCCGTGCCGTGGCGGCGTTGCGGCGCCTGCTGGAGCAACTCGAAGCGGTCCAGGTGCGCAGCGCACGGGCACAGGGATGGTCCTGGCAGGAGATCGCCGACGCGTTGGGCGTGAGCAGGCAAGCGGTCCACAAGAAACACGGGAGGCGCTGATGTTCGAAAGATTCGACCGGGCCGTCAAGGACGTCGTCGTGGGATCACAGACCATCGCAGTGGAGCAGGGCTGCCCACACGTCGACTCCAGCCACCTGGCCTACGCACTCCTCCGACAGCCCGTCGGTGCGGTGCATCGCGTGCTCGCCGAGAACGGGGTGGAACCCGGCATGGTCGAGGCGGAACTCGACAAGACGCGCCGACGCGGAGGTGTCAGCGACGCCGAGGTCGAGGCGTTGGCCGCCGTGGGAATCGACGTGGAGGACATGCTCGACCGGCTGGGCAGGGACCACGACGAGTCCTCCGGTCCCCGGCGCCGTCGAGGCTTCTTCGGCGGCCACCTGCCCTTCACCGACGCGACGCGGCGAGTGCTGCTCCGCTCACTGGAGGAGGCGAAGGAACTCGGCGAGAAGCGGATCACCGTGGACCACCTTCTGCTGGCCACGCTCGGGGTGCAGGGGCCGGTGGCCGACGTGCTGGCGGACGCGGGTGTCACCCGGAGCGCCGTGCGCAGGCACCTGGGAACCGCGTGAGGAGCGAACGTCACCCGCGCTTCGGCGACCACGTGACGTACGGCAGGAAGAACTGGGCCAGCGGGCCGATGGCCAGCGCGTACAGCACGGTGCCGACACCCACCGTGCCGCCGAGCAGCCACCCCGACGCGAGCACCACCAGTTCGATGGCCGTGCGAACCAACCGCACCGAGGCGCCCGTGCGCGCCGACAACCCCGTCATGAGCCCGTCCCGTGGTCCCGGCCCGAGGCGGGCCCCGACGTAGACGGCCGTCGCGAGGCCGTTCAA encodes:
- the glcF gene encoding glycolate oxidase subunit GlcF, whose translation is MTELSGQSSFDSHNPPERELLDDCVHCGFCLPTCPTYQLWGEEMDSPRGRIYLMDLAERGEIGLDGSFTQHIDACLGCMACVTACPSGVQYDRLLEATRPQIERNVERRTPDRLFRNAIFALFPYRRRLRAAAVLGLAYQKSGVPKLLERVLPPRLRAAQALLPPVRLRDAFASLPRRVRPKGPVRRRVAMLSGCVQDVFFHEVNAATQRVLAAEGCEVLTPRQQGCCGALGLHAGREEHAVDRAKRTIATFEKLPVDTIVVNVAGCGSSMKEYAHLLADDPEWADRAREFSAKVRDVSELLAELEPRAPRQRMEARVAYHDACHLGHAQGVREQPRAVLRTIPGLEVVDLPEAELCCGSAGIYNLVQPEPAAELGERKAGNVRAVAPDLLVTANPGCLLQIRRYLDDVPMMHPVQLLDRAINGTEG
- a CDS encoding FAD-binding oxidoreductase; the encoded protein is MTSTPTMLAPTDIHEAHEALADTQGPVEIRGAGTASGWADPARIAPTVLDTTRMTGVLTYNPADMTVSVRAGTPLRVLEAELAAHRQRIAFDAARTQRGATVGGLVATADSGPLSLAYGSLRDLVIGATVVLADGTVARTGGHVIKNVAGYDLAKLAHGSYGVFGLLAEIVLRVHPIPSATRTVCVEVPLHTAAEHAVSVLSGQSEPVALEWFDGMLLARLEGTTEGTEARARRLAADLGGTVLDEDSADTVWARHAELVEAASVRIGVRPSRLPGVLAACGTGGTGAAVGLGTGVATLSVPDPDIETVHDAVTAAQGTSVVRRAVPRGVRAWGQVPSAVRVLRALKDELDPEGRLCPGRLGSWLDDREATP
- a CDS encoding FAD-linked oxidase C-terminal domain-containing protein, with translation MLDATVRSTLAAAVGEDNVISDPVGLRSYECDGLTGFRVVPDLVVLPTDTASVAAAVRTCHDHGVPYVARGAGTGLSGGALPVADGVVISLQRLRRVLEVDPVDRRATLQPGVTNLDITRAAAPHGLYYAPDPSSQQVCTIGGNVAENSGGAHCLKYGFTTNHVLSMTVVLPDGDVVTLGGDTGEQLGPDLRGVFIGSEGTLGIVCEVTVRLLPVPETVRTLLADFDSVRDAGEVVSDIVAAGIVPAAVEMMDNLAIQAAEQAVHAGYTLSTAAALVVELDGPATECAEQFEQVKAICERHGCTRLHIAGNAVERAKIWKGRKAAFAAVGRISPDYFVQDGVVPRTRLAEVLGRIEEMGREEGLRVANVFHAGDGNLHPLVLYSTAAGEQDRAEKLSKQIAELCVELGGSLSGEHGIGTDKACSMPRMFGVDDLTTMDRVRSAFDPRRLCNPGKLLPTPRLCGEAPGPYRPHPLEEAGVIERL
- a CDS encoding cytochrome P450 → MTRRAGVLDTVRVAGEVFVPTLAGGVLKRRPRVMALADRLQLDRVAVRTLRRLRARYGTGPVLLRVPGRRIAVLLDPDDVSRVLKATPAPFSPAAWEKRKALGHFQPHAVLATPMPERAPRRRYNEAVLETSHAEHSLAAQIRVLVREETRQLLADTTELDWSGFQRAWWRIVRRLVLGDSARDDTEITDALAALRLRGNWAFLAPRARQRRERFRERLDAYLHRAEPGSLAATVARHPVRNTENTENTENAENTENGVDPHGQVPHWLFAFDAAGMVTLRTLALLATHPEQAEAARKELSGGERTWPFLRACVLDTVRLWPTTPVVLRESTTATSWQGTQLPPNTLFVVFAPYFHRESDLVPFADRFAPEAWLDGRARDFPALVPFSEGPGKCPGENLVLLVTSTLLAELLREGEYRLLAPRTLRSRTHAHDRLPATVDNFGLRFAFEPHEARLSSP
- a CDS encoding DUF998 domain-containing protein; amino-acid sequence: MGQLGTKAASIRGAESATTRVHSWTFAATASLGWALFTFTVLHIVSSFDPLTDPVSRYAFTDRGQGMLEATLLSFAVGVVAVRGALLASGLTVSRTATILVFAAATGLVAAALFPATFTSDIDPVSGVIHQYASLIAFLSVPGIALCLLDQLREAGDALRDTRRALLRLAWVSVALLVLFGATYLADKVPADTFPLSTPLTLFGSLPEGLVQRLVFVADFALLAALLVLANRAAWARASR
- a CDS encoding protein phosphatase 2C domain-containing protein, whose product is MPRIDIAEHPGVGLDGLPRPTEDRVVVAADTVVVLDGATEMREGLPSGGWYSRLLAERIGDRLRANAGEDLGTLLAESIAHVAAEQDLTPRRAPSSTVAMLRWTPEHVEALVLADSPVVAFTPDGPDVVHDDRLDRLRAAGALRTRAEVDRLRNSEGGFWVAEAVPEAASHALRRRWPRAGVDAAVLATDGVSVGVDTYGVFDWPGVLRLSRSAGAEAVLDAVRRAEADDPECRRWPRSKRHDDQALVVIDFAADQATIRDEP
- a CDS encoding helix-turn-helix domain-containing protein; translated protein: MVEATELAARVGDRDPRIGLRAVAALRRLLEQLEAVQVRSARAQGWSWQEIADALGVSRQAVHKKHGRR
- a CDS encoding Clp protease N-terminal domain-containing protein, with amino-acid sequence MFERFDRAVKDVVVGSQTIAVEQGCPHVDSSHLAYALLRQPVGAVHRVLAENGVEPGMVEAELDKTRRRGGVSDAEVEALAAVGIDVEDMLDRLGRDHDESSGPRRRRGFFGGHLPFTDATRRVLLRSLEEAKELGEKRITVDHLLLATLGVQGPVADVLADAGVTRSAVRRHLGTA